The DNA segment GGGGCTGTCTGGATCGGGGACGAGCAGAAACTTCTCGTGCAGCGACAAGGCATCGGACGTCCGCGTGAACAGCCGTGTCCCGGCCTCCAGAAACGCCTTCTCCTGCTTGGTTTGTTTGGTCAGCTCGCGACGGCGCTCATGGGCTTCTGCGAGGGCATCTTCATTCGCCAACAGGCGCTGGACTTCTTTCAAATCGACCTGCGGCCCGGCCAGGCTCTCGGCCAACCCGGGGCGGTCGCTGCCAAGCTGTTGGACTTGCTCCACAACGTTGAGCGTCTTGACCAGTTTCGCCAGCTCATCCTTGCGCGATTGGGCCTCCTGAAGCTCTTTCGTCAGGTCCTGGTTCTTGTCGTTCTCAATGATCTGGCGCGGGCTCACCCACTTGCCTTCGAGTCCCATGATCTCGGCGATCCGCGGGTGCTCGATCGGCAGGAACCGCGCTTCGAACCAACGGTGGGGCTCGTACATCATCGACAGCACAGTGAAGATCGGATCCTGGCCATGGATCGCCCGGCGGCCTGTCAACTCGTGCACCTGGATTTGTGCCCAGGAGGCCATCGTCTCGTTCCAGCCCTGGTGCCGAACGGCGAGCCGGCCGACGCCGGAATCCAGCAGAACCTGCTGGAACTCCGCATCGTGCGGGATCGTCGACAGACGGCTGGAGTCGTCCGAACTCAGGAAACCGACGGTTTCCGCTCGTGCGCTGCCGAGCATCAGAAGACTCAGCAAAAGAAAGGCTGTAAGACTGAAATTTCGAATGTTACGCTGCTTCATATCCAATCCGGGATTACGATTCTGCGGCCAGTGAAGTCCGCGCTCCGGCCTTTGGAGCATCTTGCGTACCGGCGCCTTGCAACTCATCCACCAGCGCCTCGAGCTCCTTCGGATCCGGCGCCGTGCCGAACCTTGGAACCAGCGCGAGGTGCAGTCTCTCCTCTTCCTCATCCCACAGCCCGTAAAACGCCCGATAGCGACCCGTGAAGGTGATCACCGCGCCCAGGGCAATGAGCAGTACGCCCGCCACGTTGTACGGAACCGTCGGTTCGTCCACGACGGAAAGAATCGTCATGTAGCGCATTGATCGGCCGATCGGATAGATGGCGAATTCGGCTCCGTCGGGCGGCAGATTCTCTGCTCCTGGGGCGGCCGCAAGCGTGATTGGCTGGCTTTCGGCGCCAAGCCTGACGACTTGTCGCGAAATCTCCTCATCGGTGTTCGGATCGATCGCTCGAATGACCATCCGGAACAGCGCCGGATCCGTCCAATCGATGCTTTCCGTGTCTCGCGCCACCTGCAGATCGTCCAGTTCCAATCGTAGCCGATCGTCCACGGCCGGCATCATTGGGGCCAGCGACGGATCCAGGAACAGCCACGTCTCGCCCTGCGGCATTCCATCCCGCAGCAACACCACGTGGACGGCCGGGTAGTTCGGATCGTTGGAAGCATTGTACGGCTCCAGCCCGCCGTCCTCGCCCGTTTTGCGAACGCGGAAGTCGGGGTAGATCTCCGTCGCCTTGAAAGAGAATTCGGTCTCTCCCGCCGGCGCCAGCAACTGGCCCGTGGCGATTGGCTCCGACGGCGACTCCGCCGAGTACATCCGCCAATCGTTCCCGGGTTGTTCGCCGTCAATCTCGAGGAAGAGAGACTCGTTGCCGACCTGCACGCGGGTTTGGGGGCTGGCGTCCGTCACGGCGATGCGTTCGCCTGTCTGTGCGTCGCGCACGTCGAAGTCCACACGGTACGTCTGAATCGGCGGCAGCGGCTGGTAGCCCGCCTGGTGGAATTGCAGACTGCCGATCGTGTGGCTGTGATTCATGTCCAACTTCGCCACGCGCACGTCGCCGGTCTGCAGGTCGCGGACCTTGATCAACGAAGAGAAATACGCCGGGGCATTCGAGTTCGCATGCTTGATCTCGTCGAAATCCAAGACTGTGACTTCGAACGGAATCCTCAGCGATTGCACATTCGAGCCGCCGACCGCCTGGTCGCGATACTTCGGGACGAGAATCTCGTTTGTCGTTTCGCCCTCGGCCGCGATGAAGCGCCCTTCGCTCAGAATCATTCCATTGCGATCCAGCAGAATCCGCATTAAGCCCGTCAGCAGGATCATGACGATTCCTGCATGAACGATTGTCGGGCCGATTCGGGCGCGGAGTCCCCGGTGGGCAAAGAAGCGATTCCCGTCGCGATGGGCGCGCGTGAACCGCTGCCGGAGCACCTTCTCGACGCGATCCGGTCCACCCTTTACGGCGACTGTCGCGCGGCCCTCGCCAAGGCGGAAGTAATCCCGCGAGCTGCGGAACTCCCGCTTCCCCCAGATGCCGAAGCTCATCTTCGTGACGTGCCACGTCGAGATGATGAACTGGACAAAGAAGACAGCCATCAGCGCAAAGAACCAGCCCGCGTTGAACACGCGCTCCTTCGCGAGCGGAATCGCGTTATCGCCGAGCACGCTGTTAGCCGCGTAGAAGACTGTTCCGTAGACACAGGCCAAGGCGATCAGGCCCAGCAACAGGAGGCCCATCTTCAATGATTTGAAGAATCTCCAGGCGCGGATGCCCAGGCTGGCGCGTCGGCGCGGAGCGGCCGAATCCGCCGGATTCGTGCTCGCTTGTGGTTCCAACGGTTGACTCACGAATTCGCCTTGGTGGCGTGCCCTCTGGGCCGCCGAAAAGAATGCGACCGCTCATTATGCCAAAGCCGTGCCGGTGCCCAAAGAAAAGGGGCCCCGATCGGGGGCCCCAGGTCGTTCGGTTGTGGGTTTGATTAGTAGCTGTCGCAGGTCTCGACGTTCGCGCCGGAATCGTAAGTGTATCCGCTCGCGCTCACGTCATCGACACAAACGGTGAAGGAAACCGGGTCCTTGCCGAACTTCGAGCTGACGATTGCCGCCAAGCCGGATCCATCCGTCGTCCCGGACACTGTTTCGGAGATGCCTCCAGCGAACGTCACTGTCACGAGGGCTCCGGAGATCGGATTGTCGCTGGCGTCGACCACGATCACGTCAACCGCGCCCAATGTCTTGCCGCGCGGATCAGGGGTTGTGCTCGGGACCATGCTCAGCACATGCAGCGCTTCAGCCGCCGGCGTTGGAGACGGGGTGGGGCTCGGAGTGGGCGAATCGGTGGGCGTCGGCGAATCCGTCGGAGTTGCGCTCGGAGTCGGAGACGGGGTCGGGCTATCTGTCGGTGTTGGTGTCGGCGTCGGATCGCCGCCACCGCCGTTCACGCTCAGCACGTACATGTGATCGACTGAGATCGAGTCCAGCGAGTTATTGCCGGAGGACTGATCGGTGTCGACCACGCGAATGTACAGCGTGCCGCTGACATCTTCGCCGAAGGCGTAGGACTGATACTGACCATCATCGCTCGTTTTCGTCACCGTCAGCATCGAGGTGAAGCTGCTGCCGTCGGTCGAGTAGCTGAACGCGAAGTCATCGCCCTCGCTGTTGGCGCTGTGGAAGGCGCTGACGTAGAAGACGTAGCTGGCGCCGCTCACAACGTTCATGGTCCAGGTGTGATCCAGATAGCTGTGGCGGCTGGAGGGCTTACCGCCGCTCTCGACTTCCGCCAGTGTTTCGTAGGCCACATCCTGCGCTGCTGTGTCGGCATAGGAGCCGGTCACGATGCTGCCGGCCGCCGTGGCCTCGCTGATTGCCACATTCTCCGTGTCCCCGGCCGGGGTGGGAGAGGGCGACGGCGAGGGGCTGGCGCTCGGTGTCGGTGTTGGCGTGGCGCTAGGCGTCGGCGAGGGAGTCGGGCTCGGAGTAGCCGTTCCGAACGTCTGGCTCGTGTTCGGCTGGCCTTCCGTGCCGGCCAGCGGGCTCTGCCACGTGAACTCGTCGTAGCTTGTGCCCGTGCCGCCCAACTGCAACGTATCGCCGACCGTGGACGTCGTGGGTTCTTCAACGCCGATGTCGACCGAGGCCATTCCACTGGCCGGGCCATCGGTCGCACTGAACGAGCCTTCGTAGCTCAGGAACTGGATGACCGTGCTGCTTGCATCGACCAGTGCCATACCGTCGGGCGAGCCGTTCTGCAGGCCCGCGAAGTCGAACCACAGCGTGCCGTAGCCGCTCTGCTGATCCGGAATCGTCCCGGACAGGCTGACCGAATCAAACACGCCGCCATCGGCGCCATTATAGCCGTACAAGGTCCAGCCACTCAGATTGGTTCCTGCGACGCCGGCAACTTCGATGCCTTCGCCGGTATCGATGCTGTCGTTGTCGTAGTGGAACTCATTGATCCAGGCCGTTCCACCCGCGACCGGGGTCGGGGAGGGCGACGGGCTGGGGCTGGCCGTCGGAGACGGGCTCGGCGACGGAGAGGGACTCGGGCTCGGGGAAGGTGATGGGCTTGGGCTCGGGGAAGGCGTCGGGCTGGGTGTCGGCGACGGAGACGGGCTCGGCGTCGCAGCGCCCTCGAACGTCTGGTTCGTGTTCGGCTGGCCTTCCGTGCCATCCAGCGAGTTCTGCCAGGTGAAGTCGGCGTAGGTGCTGCCCGTACCGCCAAGCTGCAGCGTGTAACCGACAGTGGCCGTTGTGGCTTCCTGGACACCGACGTCGTCGGAGGTCATGCCGTTCGCCGGGCCGTCCGTCGCGGTGATCTGGCCTTCGTAGCTCAGGAACTGCACCACGCTGCCGGTGTCGTCGACCAGCGCCATGCCGTCCGGCGAGCCGTTCTGCAGGCCGGCGAAGGCGAACCAGATCGTGCCGAAGCCGTTCTCCTGGTCCGCGATCGTGCCGGACAGAGAGACGGAATCGTAAACCGCGCCGCCGTTGCCGTTGTAACCGTACAGCGTCCAGCCACTCAGATTGGTTCCAGCCGGACCGGCGACTTCGATACCTTCGCCGGTGTCGGTGCTGTCGTTATCATAGTGGAATTCGTTGATCCATGCCACGCCGCCGGGACTCGAAGTCGGGGTCGGGGTCGGCGTTGCCGTCGGATCGCCAGGCGTCGGGCTCGGGGTCGGAGTCGCGGAGCAATCGCCGCCCCAAATCACGCAGACGTATTCGGGGTGATCGACAAACGGGTTACGATTCCCCTGGTACGTGTAGACGATGTGGTTCTGGCGCTGCTCGTTGATATCGACCGGGTCCGCGGCGCTCCATTCCAGCAGCGTCGTCAGGCGGCCCATGTAGGCCGGCGACGAATCGCTGACCTGGATGAGGTTCATGTTATCGGTCAGGATTAGATCCGGCTCGCTCTTGCCGGTCGGCGTGTGGGTTCCGCCTTCGTAGCGGACATCCATATAGAAGAGACCGCGTGCGACATCGCCTTTGCGGAAACCCCATGTTTCCCAGCGATCGCCGCCAACCCAGTTCGAGTTCCCTGGATAGACGCCGCTGCCGCCGCCCACGCCGTTCGTCAGAAGCGTCGGCTTCTCGGTGCCGGTTGGGACGTAATCGTAGGGGCTATTGTTGCGGGACGAGTTGTATCCCCAGTCGCATGCCCTCAGGTGATGGCAGTCGGTGTAGGGGATGGTGCTCTCGGAAGAAAAGCCGAAGGACTTCGGCCACGTGTGCTCACGGTTAAACCCGGTCGATTCATGATCCAGCTTATCGATCGAACGGTTCTGATAAATGTCGATCACATTGCTGCTATTATTCGGATCCTCATCCGCCGACTCAATAATGTCCCACGTATCGGTGGCGGTGGAGGTGTACGGATACCAAGTGTGATCTTTGATGATTTCGTGGAGAGAACTGCGGAGGGTGTTGGCATTCGATGTGTCGGCCGTA comes from the bacterium genome and includes:
- a CDS encoding cytochrome c biogenesis protein ResB, which codes for MSQPLEPQASTNPADSAAPRRRASLGIRAWRFFKSLKMGLLLLGLIALACVYGTVFYAANSVLGDNAIPLAKERVFNAGWFFALMAVFFVQFIISTWHVTKMSFGIWGKREFRSSRDYFRLGEGRATVAVKGGPDRVEKVLRQRFTRAHRDGNRFFAHRGLRARIGPTIVHAGIVMILLTGLMRILLDRNGMILSEGRFIAAEGETTNEILVPKYRDQAVGGSNVQSLRIPFEVTVLDFDEIKHANSNAPAYFSSLIKVRDLQTGDVRVAKLDMNHSHTIGSLQFHQAGYQPLPPIQTYRVDFDVRDAQTGERIAVTDASPQTRVQVGNESLFLEIDGEQPGNDWRMYSAESPSEPIATGQLLAPAGETEFSFKATEIYPDFRVRKTGEDGGLEPYNASNDPNYPAVHVVLLRDGMPQGETWLFLDPSLAPMMPAVDDRLRLELDDLQVARDTESIDWTDPALFRMVIRAIDPNTDEEISRQVVRLGAESQPITLAAAPGAENLPPDGAEFAIYPIGRSMRYMTILSVVDEPTVPYNVAGVLLIALGAVITFTGRYRAFYGLWDEEEERLHLALVPRFGTAPDPKELEALVDELQGAGTQDAPKAGARTSLAAES